Proteins from a single region of Sylvia atricapilla isolate bSylAtr1 chromosome 7, bSylAtr1.pri, whole genome shotgun sequence:
- the TFPI gene encoding tissue factor pathway inhibitor, giving the protein MQEGKMGKMKGRKKGHSLPSPFILLFFCIAGHTTAELDDSNEEHVVGAALPPLKLVHSFCALKADDGPCKAIHIRYFFNIKSRECEVFEYGGCHGNANNFLTLEECQEKCVVTDWSQKTALAKIKKALFLGKPDFCFHAQEPGVCRGYFTRYFYNKETKLCETFKYGGCLGNQNNFRTLEECQTTCQNNSNLLPAVPAGEHPNSVNSSFPTGEHPNSGNSSSPAEEPSQSPGIFVNLLPAAPNKKSNTLNSSSPKEEPKQFPIFFEPPAIPSLCMTPMDRGLCRAKELRFFYNYSTGRCRPFSYSGCGGNENNFISRKSCLRICRKGFSKKKGERRLIKIKKKRKKEPVKALGVEIIPEIMQL; this is encoded by the exons ATGCAAGAGGGGAAAATGG GGaagatgaaaggaagaaagaagggaCACTCCTTGCCTTCACCCTTTATCTTGCTGTTCTTCTGTATCGCCGGGCACACAACTGCTGAGCTGGATGACAGCAATGAGGAGCATGTTGTGG GTGCCGCTTTGCCACCCCTGAAGCTGGTGCACTCGTTCTGTGCCCTGAAAGCAGACGATGGCCCGTGCAAAGCCATCCACATCCGCTATTTCTTCAATATCAAAAGCCGCGAGTGTGAGGTGTTTGAATACGGGGGATGCCATGGCAATGCCAACAACTTCCTGACGCTGGAGGAATGCCAGGAGAAGTGTGTGGTGACAG ACTGGTCTCAGAAGACGGCGTTAGCAAAAATTAAGAAAG CGTTGTTTCTAGGAAAGCCTGACTTCTGCTTCCATGCCCAAGAGCCGGGGGTCTGCCGAGGTTATTTCACCAGATACTTCTACAACAAAGAGACGAAACTGTGTGAGACATTCAAGTATGGTGGGTGCCTAGGAAACCAGAACAACTTCAGGACTCTGGAGGAGTGCCAGACTACCTGCCAAAATAACT caaaTTTATTGCCAGCTGTTCCAGCCGGAGAGCATCCCAACAGTGTGAACAGCAGTTTCCCAACAGGAGAGCATCCCAACAGTGGGAACAGCAGTTCCCCAGCAGAAGAACCCAGCCAGTCTCCTGGGATTTTTG ttaatTTGTTGCCAGCTGCTCCAAATAAGAAGTCCAACACCCTAAACAGCAGTTCCCCAAAGGAAGAGCCAAAACAGTTCCCCattttttttg AACCACCTGCTATCCCTTCTTTGTGCATGACCCCTATGGACAGAGGCCTTTGCAGAGCCAAAGAATTGAGATTTTTCTACAACTACTCAACTGGGAGGTGTCGCCCATTTAGCTACAGTGGCTGTGGTGGGAATGAGAATAATTTCATCTCCAGAAAGTCGTGTTTGAGGATCTGCAGGAAAG GATTCAGTaagaaaaaaggtgaaagaagattaataaaaatcaagaaaaaaagaaagaaagagccAGTAAAGGCTCTGGGCGTGGAAATCATCCCTGAAATAATGCAACTTTGA